From Phragmites australis chromosome 5, lpPhrAust1.1, whole genome shotgun sequence, a single genomic window includes:
- the LOC133918859 gene encoding GTPase activating protein 1, which translates to MLDHLVGLVKVRVVRGVNLAIRDLRSSDPYVVVRIGKQKLKTRVIKKSTNPEWNEELTLSIEDPVVPVRLEVFDKDTFIDDSMGNAELDIRALVEVVKMKLQDVADNTVVKKLVPNRQNYLAEESTIYISEGKVKQDLVVRLKNVECGEIELQLQWVDIPGSKGV; encoded by the exons ATGCTGGACCACCTTGTTGGGCTGGTGAAGGTGCGCGTGGTGAGGGGTGTGAACCTGGCCATCCGCGACCTCCGATCCAGCGATCCCTACGTTGTCGTCCGCATCGGCAAGCAG AAGCTGAAGACACGGGTGATAAAGAAGAGTACCAATCCGGAATGGAACGAAGAACTGACCCTCTCTATTGAAGATCCTGTGGTTCCTGTTAGACTG GAAGTGTTTGACAAGGACACGTTCATCGACGATTCAATGGGTAATGCAGAGCTGGACATCCGTGCGCTGGTGGAGGTTGTGAAGATGAAACTTCAGGATGTTGCCGACAACACCGTGGTAAAGAAATTGGTGCCAAACAGACAGAACTACCTAGCCGAGGAGAGCACGATATATATATCTGAGGGGAAGGTGAAGCAAGACCTGGTTGTCAGGCTAAAGAATGTGGAGTGCGGGGAAATAGAGCTCCAGCTTCAATGGGTTGACATCCCTGGTTCTAAGGGTGTATGA